Proteins encoded together in one Eubalaena glacialis isolate mEubGla1 chromosome 7, mEubGla1.1.hap2.+ XY, whole genome shotgun sequence window:
- the ZNF322 gene encoding zinc finger protein 322 — translation MYTSEERYNQRTQKRKIYHVCPQKGKKIFIHVHEIAQIDDQIYQCLEREQNFCENLALIMCERTHTGEKPYRCDMCEKTFIQSSDLISHQRIHNYEKPYKCSKCEKSFWHHLALSGHQRTHAGKKFYTCDICGKNFGQSSDLLVHQRSHTGEKPYLCSECDKCFSRSTNLIRHRRTHTGEKPFKCLECEKAFSGKSDLISHQRTHTGERPYKCNKCEKSYRHRSAFIVHKRVHTGEKPYKCGACEKCFGQKSDLIVHQRVHTGEKPYKCLECMRSFTRSANLIRHQATHTHTFKCLEYEKSFSCSSDLIVHQRIHLEEKPHQWSARESGFLLGMDFVAQQKMRTQTEELHYKYGVCDKSFHQSSALLQHQTVHIGEKPYICDVGEKGLELSPPHASEASQMS, via the coding sequence ATGTACACTTCAGAAGAGAGGTATAATCAGAGaactcaaaaaaggaaaatatatcatGTATGCCCTCAGAAGGgtaaaaagatttttattcaTGTGCATGAGATTGCTCAAATAGATGATCAGATATACCAGTGCCTTGAACGTGAGCAAAACTTCTGTGAAAACTTAGCTCTTATTATGTGTGAGAGAACCCATACTGGGGAGAAACCTTATAGATGTGATATGTGTGAGAAAACCTTCATCCAAAGCTCAGATCTTATTTCACACCAGAGGATCCACAATTATGAGAAACCTTATAAATGTAGCAAATGTGAGAAGAGCTTTTGGCACCACTTAGCCCTTTCAGGACACCAGAGAACACATGCAGGTAAAAAATTCTATACATGTGATATTTGTGGCAAGAATTTTGGTCAGAGCTCTGATCTGCTTGTCCACCAGCGAAGCCATACAGGCGAGAAACCGTATCTATGTAGTGAGTGTGACAAATGCTTCAGCCGAAGTACAAACCTCATAAGACACCGAAGAACTCACACAGGTGAGAAACCATTTAAGTGTCTGGAgtgtgaaaaagcttttagtGGGAAATCAGATCTTATTAGCCACCAGAGAACTCATACTGGTGAAAGGCCCTACAAATGTAATAAGTGTGAGAAAAGTTACCGACACCGTTCAGCCTTCATTGTTCATAAAAGAGTTCATACTGGGGAGAAGCCCTATAAGTGTGGTGCCTGTGAGAAATGCTTTGGCCAGAAATCAGACCTTATTGTACACCAGAGAGTCCACACAGGTGAGAAGCCGTATAAATGCTTAGAATGTATGCGAAGTTTTACTCGGAGCGCCAACCTAATCAGGCACCAGGCAACTCACACTCACACTTTTAAATGCCTGGAATATGAGAAAAGTTTCAGCTGTAGTTCAGACCTTATTGTGCATCAAAGAATTCACTTGGAAGAGAAACCACATCAGTGGTCTGCACGTGAGAGTGGCTTCCTCCTGGGCATGGACTTTGTTGCCCAACAGAAAATGAGAACTCAGACAGAGGAGCTGCATTATAAATATGGTGTCTGTGATAAAAGCTTTCACCAGAGCTCAGCCCTTCTTCAACATCAGACAGTCCACATCGGTGAAAAACCGTATATCTGTGATGTGGGTGAAAAAGGTCTTGAGCTCAGCCCTCCCCATGCATCAGAAGCCTCACAAATGTCTTGA